The sequence CGAGCtcctgagctgagctcccgacccgatTCTGGTTGATTAGGGATATTCCTTTTATATTAGGGTCATCGATGAGCTGAGGTAGTTTTCTCCTCCGGATATCACAAGAACCACCTCAGCTCATCGATGACCCTAATATAAAAGGAACATCCCTAATCAACCAGAAccgggtcgggagctcagctcgggagctcggagctcggccaagctcccccacCATAATTCCCAGCTCGGGTTGGGAGATCAGATAGGGAGctcggagctcggccaagctcccccacCATAATTCCCAGCTCGGGAGCttggagctcggccaagctcccctACCATAATTTCCATCTAgggtcgggagctcagctcgggagctgGGGGCTCAGCTCAGCCCCAATATTAGTTGGGAGTTAGCTTAGTAAATGGGTTCGACAACCTTGGTGAGCTAGTTAAGATGTTAGGATCAATGTTTAGGGCGAGTTCAGGAGTTCAGTAATAACTCACTCACCCCTTTTCATATGACCCCCGGGGGAGCAGAAATATAGAGTCTTAGTGATGACAGGTCAGCTCGAATAAAATGTACATGTCGATATTTTCACGGTCAAGCTAGATTCAGACGAGATATCTGCCTATATATTCGGGATTGCAATCCCGGGATTCTTGGGTTCCTGATAAGGAAGGTAAGCGTAAGATTCGGAGtcctctcctataaataccaggttcacTTTCATTATTTGGATCCTAATTTTCACTCGTGTAcacacaccactctctatatttcgctatcctagcatctgacttgagcgtcggaggggatacgccAGAACACCTTCCGGCCCCCCCTTTAACACTCTTGTTCGTGGTTTCAGGTCAACAACAGGTCATCATTTATTGGAGGAGTTTAGCGCGGCTAATTAGCTCATCCAAGAagatcactttattgaggtatatcaatatatatatatatatatatatatatatgtattatagtTATATTGAaatctaaataaatttaaacagTTATTCAGAGattgtttgcaatcactaaaaatgttattgttaaatttgacttaaaaaaatcactattgtgttttttttaagtCAGATTATGTGTTAACCaatgttaaatttaattaaaatctaAAAGATAATcatatggtgattatgattcttcaAAATTATTCTAGTTAAAAGGTTAATGCTAAATCACTGTAATTAGTTATTTAACAAAAACTACCCAATTCtttgatttttagtttttatttttgtttccaaATACGactaacttttgatttttcttcgttttttataatatataaatttaatcactccTATAAAAACATAAACGTTTGCAAACACTCCCTCAAGAGCACACATGCatcaaacttaatttttttcCATGATTATTTACAAAACATATATCTTATTATATTTTCTATTATATCAAAGCAATTGATCATGAAACTAGTATAAGGTAACATAAATTAAAGAGTGAGTAAATGGTGCGCTATGATGAAATAGAAATGCGAAAAATATAGGATTATAAAAAACATTATCAAAGTCCAGAGATTACATGGAAAATCCCTTTAAAATATGAAGGCAAAAACCACgagcaaaataaaaatattaagttataatAATTTATGAGCCGCTAGCTATTTTATAAAGAGAATATTATAGTACCTACTAAACAGTCAAACAATTCGATTAAACTGTTTAGTAGGTagctataataataaaaaaaaaaaaacaattcgattaaaagtgtttttttcaTTGGAACACGACGACATCTATCTACTAATTAAAGACGTGAGTAATAAGCTTAAgcattattataaattataatatttttggatgtttGGATGCGACATACGAGGTATATTCTTCGAAATTAGTAAGATAATTGGCCTGTGCCAATTATCGTAAAAGTCCAAAATTAAATTCTTTCTCGTTCAGTATcgaaattgaaaaaaattaatggaATCCAACAAAGATATGGATGCAGtcggtatatatatatttatttgaattgaaATAACTGAAATGGTTCAAAAggcaataaatatatatatgaaaattacTTCTCGGTTCTGTTCATGCCGCCCGCAGGGTACTACTCTCCGGGCGACGTGTAACCCCATGATTCGTTAAAATCAGCGGGTTTCATATGGGGCCCACTGATTTTAATTAATCAAAATTCGCTACGCCACCCACAGGGCACTATCCTATGGGTGGCATCGACTTAACCCTAATTCTCATAAATTCTTAATTTGAATGAACCAATATTAATTGAgccttttttaattaataaattaaattcatgaTTGCTTAAAAGCAGTGGGCCCCACGTGAGACCCAttaattttgaccaatcatggagTTACATGTCACCCGCATGGTAGTGCCCTGCGGGCGACATGTACTAAACCGGTGAGGACATATTGAACGGTGGGACAGCCTTTAATTTTCACAAATTGACTGGTCACTAATAATAGCTAAGctttttttaacaataaaatatttaaatttataaataatttgattactacattattttctaatattactttaaaataaataaactcacACATATATAGGTAGATCAAATTTATTttccaattatatatatatatatatatatatatatatatatatatatatattattaatgcCATATACAAATAATCCCATTTGAACCAACTGCATGTCGGTCGACAAATACCCGAAGCATACGGGCATTTTCCCCTGAAATTGCCTTTGACGACGTACAAGCTAGATTTTGACTTTTCGACTgttcaaatatttcaaaattttttggtTCAAGATATCGGGAAACACCACGAAACTCAAACCATTTGCGAAAACCCTAGTCGAGCAAACTATAACATATAATAATTCTTTACCGAGCCATGAGACTGTGTTTGAATTGATGAATATGAGGCGATGGATTTCAAATTCTTTTCGGCTCCGCTTGGATAGAAGTAtttcaaatccataaatttcaaatatatttttgttatttaaagaAGTAGCACCATAAATATCAAATCcacttcttttatgtttatatgacaATTCATGGTAGCTAGaatgaattttaagttcatCCAATAAAGTGGTCATTTAGAATATTTTTTAATCCATCTAAGTAATGTGTAAATACTTAAGTCATGAATTTGAgatttctctatgtttcattgttaacactaaaattataatCAAAATCCATATGGATTTGAAATACTTCAATCCAAACGCAACCTTTAACTTATTTGGATTGACAAAATCGACGAGAATTTCAAAGCTAGCTAGAATTCATATCATGAagttttgtaattttaataataaatgtgATGGATTTCAAATGAAACCGATCTTGATTAAAATACATCAATCCAAACACGAACCTTAAatatcatgcatgcatgattGTAGGGTACTTTATATGATTTAGCTACTTAATTCAATTCATATTTCCTCCGTGTCTGATTCGTGTGCTGTTGTGTGAGACTTAGGAAGCATCGTAGGAACATCTGGGAAATTAATTAAATCAAGtacatttataattaatttagtaTATAAGCTGAAACAAATTCCCTAGCCATGCATATTCAAGAATTCAAACCATTTCCAACAGATCTTTAGCCTGCAGGTTTCGTTGGATCATGAGCAGGATCTTTTTGTTTCTAAAACTGTAAAGTGATCATACCCTCCTTTCTCCGTCGTTTTTTTTTTCCGGCAGTAATATATATGTCTATATCTGATCGGAcccgaaaattttgaaaatctttCTTCTGTCTTctgtcttcttcttcttcttcttcttggcCTCGATCAATCCGACTAGGATTAAACTAAGTTAATTCTTGATTCATATCCCATGTTGATGATCAGGTTTTTCCGGAGGTTAAAGATCAGCTAAGGGTAAGCTATGGAAGTTGACCGAGTCTATAAAACGGTGCGTATGTATATTAATTTTACACctactaattaattaataataagaaTTTTAGTCTTCACTTCAATTTATTTTAGTATGTTTTTACTTCTAGATCAAGATCTATATCTAAATTAATTAGATATTGagcaattaataaatatatcCTCAATTAATATTTATTGGTTTTTGCCTGATTTATACTAGTCCCAGGTAATTAGTTTATCCACGAAGTCAGCTAATGGGGTCGACTTCTCATTCACAAGAGATCTTACATATCGATTTTATTTGAAGCTAGCTATTAGAACGAAGATAAGTCCTATGAGACTAGTCGATCCGATCAATATTTATagtgaaaagtaatatttttaacattaaattaaagtgatttaatttttttttcataaatcggATCCTGTCGGAGATCCGTTCACAAAATTGGTTCATGAGACAGTCTcattgaagttttttttttttacatgttCGTGTGTGTATGAGCATATATGATTTTGTGATGATTTAAGATATGTTATTATGATCAATATGATctatatgtttaattatttatgtataatttttttggagataatttatgtattattttgtaggaaaataaattttttagtcCAGTAACTTTATCCtatttgggttttggtccattaaattttccgatgtgggttttggtatactaactttgcattttcagtgttttttggtccaactgcatacgtgtcagttTCTGATTGatccacgtcatcattttggaccaatcagaagttgacacgtatgcagttggaccaaaaaatactgaaaatgcaaagttagtgtaccaaaatccacgtcgaaaaagttaatggaccaaaaccaaaacatggacaagttaatggaccaaaaaacttaattttccttttttttttatcacaaaaACTCTCATTTATATGAGAAGTTCTCACGAGTTAACCTTGTAGGACGGATATCTTATTTGGTCacccatgaaaaaatattaatttttatgaaaaaaaaatactattttttatGGTAAATAATACAGGGTTGACCTGTCTCACGAATAatatgagaccgtctcacaagagatCTACTCTTTGTTTATATGTTTTTGGAGGAATTGTAATAATTAAGTTTTAGAAAATAGGTTTTCTGTTCAGAGGTGATATATTCAGCTAAAGTTGTATCCATATTTTCATGAATGTCAAATGCGGAATTGTATTTGTTCCTATTTTATAATTTACAGTTTTCTAGCAATTGTACGTTCACGGAAATTTTGATAAACATGaagttatataattttttttcagtcCAAAGTTATATCATAtgtaattatataatatatatcttttCTATCTTTACTATATAATAATTGCTAAGTACGTACCTTAGACTAACTATTTTGTCCAAATTAATGTTAAGACTAATTTActcttcattaaaaaaatttaaatcacacaccCAATTTAGAATTCAAAATCCATGTGTCTTCTTACTTTCAATCCACGTATATTTATTACTCTTCCTAAATCTTCTCTTCAACCGATTATCAGATTacctttaaatatttttttaaaagattattgtcacacacgcaacgcgtgtgcccCATGACTAGTACATATAACAGTCAAAAGATCATGAAAAAACCTAGCCGATTAAAGTTGTATAGTTGTCAAAACAGGGTGGCAGGGCGGGCCACTCACCAAAACTTGAAAATTGGTAGGGCTTGGCGTGCCAGCCCATCATCGGGACGAGTTGAAAAATTAGTAACACAACCAGTCTATTTAATGGTGCGAGATGGGCCGGTCTgccaatttttaattatatttggtGAGTTAGCTCACAATCCGTCATAATTCACCACTTGGCGAGGTGGGTTAGAAAATTGACAACCATATGTGTCTATTAAACAAAGCAGGGCGGGTCAATCCAACAGATCCAACCTACTTTAACATCTCCGATGGCAGAGAGTGAAAATTtcgattaaaaaaaacattcattatACCCAgtatttgaaattattattaattttaccaTCGTAAAAGTAATATATAATAagactaaaataattaaaatatgcatttttttcttgctaaaatatacatattattttaaaaaacaaaaaatataacccctttatataattttattatcacCTATTCAAGTTTTCAGATAAATCATATATTTTCCTATCATGcaaatattaattaaacaatatgAACGATCAAGGAAAGTAAAAAATAAATCTTCATCCCAATTCACCATTTTTTGTTAGAATTTcataaaactttgattttttttttatatcttaATATATTGATCCCAATAATTTCAATATTACTAATAAATTTATGAgaacaaaaaataaatgtttcttaaGTTAAATATTAGTCATAAGTCTATGAAGAGTAGTtaaaatataatgaattatatatttatattagttattaaagaaaaacaaaaactcCAATAAAACTCGTTTCacgatcaattttgtgagatgatATCCAACTCGACTCAATTCGAcctatgaaaaaaatattattttgtgtcaaaagtattatttttcattataaatatgggCATGATCGATCCTATTGTTAGAAAtgagacttggacctaactcaccctCAAAATCTACTCAAGAAGATTgtctatatattaaactcccAAGTTATTTTACCAATCGTTGCAAGACAAACTAAACATACCAACATAAACATACCAATATAACGGTGGAATccgggctttgataccattttaaAAATTAACCGAGACTTGAACTTAACTCaccctcaaaagctagctcaagaggagattttgtcattGTCTATATATTAAACTCTCAGATTATTTTACCAACTGATGTGAGACAAACTAAACATACCAACACCtatctcacacacacacacacatatatatatatatatatatatatatatatatatatatagatttgtgAGCAAGTCTCACAACAGAATTACATTTAGGAAAAGAATTGATGTGATTAAAAGTTTTTTGTTGAAAGTGAAAACATTTTAAAAGCATTTTCTAGCTGGTTtcgaatttttattatttaattgttttaataatcGTATTTTATTTACAGGAAGGCATATAGATTATATAAATCTAATTTTTCATTACGATTTATTTCAAGTACTTCTTGATTAATTATACATTATATTTCGTAAGATTTCTTTCAGCACTTTTAAGTTTTACCCCATGCACGTTGATGAGGGCCTGAGGCAGCTAGCCCCTCCCTCCTAATTTTtgtatcatattattattattacaaaataaatGCTTTTAATTTCGTTTTGCATATCTACCTTTTGGTCCCAAATTACTAGGTGGAAGATAAGTGCAGATTCGAAGGGATTAATGAGACTGGAATTTTAACAGAAACCAAGAGGTGAGAATTACATGCATGCATGTATGGAAATTGGAATGCTACaaattttggtgaaaataaTGGAATGTTTTCCACTTGAAAGGATGCTTATGGACTCGAATCCGACCCCGGAACCGAAAAGTATGGAGCTTCGATTCTCTACCAAGATTTTTCAGCCAACATTGGCATGTCATGAATTAAAAGGAGAAGGAAACACTTGCATTGAAGTGGTTCTCATTGATAGTTCCACAGGACAGAAAATCGACGTTGGACCTGTTGCATTTGCTAGAGTTGAATTAGTTCTTCTTGCACAGGGAACTGATGATTGTACAGGAGAAGGATTCAAGGAGAAAATTGTAACAGTAGAAGGGAAGAAGTTGCCTCTTCTTACAGTAAATCTGTGTAATCTACAAGGAGGCAGCTGCGTTTTGGAAGGCGTAAAGTTCAGACATCACGCGACCAAGGTGAAGCCGACGGTGTTCCGGTTGGGGGCAAGAATTGTAGGAACCTTTGATGAGATCATTGTCAAAGAAGCAAAGACTGAATCTTTTCCTGTCAAGTGTTACCGCAAAAAATGTAAGTTTCATCTTTCTGCCACCAGCATCGATCAAAATCCTCCTTTGTTGGAGTGATAACATATTTTGTCGGTGTGTCACGTgcctatgtgtaaaaatatGAACCGTTGAATACATGGTTTGGATATTACCCATATGCTAGAATCTCATCTACCAACTAACTAATACAAAGGCCTAACTTTAAACGATCAAACTCAAAACAGGACTATTTAGAGAATAAAATGTCTATTTTTCCTTAATATTATCTTTAACAACAAGTGTTTTTATCATCTGATCTTTAGATTCCATGAAGAAGGAGATCCCGAATCTGAGGGATAAAATTTCGGTGCTGAAAAACATACAACGACATGGTAAGATAGAGGAGCGTCTGCAAGCCCAAGGAATTGATACCGTTGAGAAATTTCTGATCCACCACCTGATAAATCCTGGAGAACTGAAAAATGTAAATGTTTTTTACTACCCTTTTCTCTGTTTATTCACCTTAAAGTTGCATACAGATGCATAACTTTGTTGGCTTATCTGCAGATTGCTCTTTCGAATGGAAAGAAGTGGGAGGACACTATAAATCATGCTCGAAAATGCCAGAGTCACAAGATGTACTGGTACTTGAATTCTCAGGAGAATTCTGGGGTTGTTTTCGACATTTTCGGGGAGTTGCAATGGATGTATTCACAAGGCGAGTATGCTGCCACCAATATGTTATCCGAAGACAATAAGGCATGCTTCATATAATCCTCAAAAAttttatgtcttcaatttcctCATCATTACATAATCAGAGGCCTCTGTAGAATTAATTGACCATAATAAAGTTTTATGGCAGGTTGATGCAGAAAAGTTGTTATCATCTGCTTTGGAGCACTGGGAAGATGTCACCTCTTTCGATGATCCGGATTCTCTTCAACAGCAAATGTCGAATCCTCTCATTCCAGGACAATATCCTGGTATGAATCCTGACGCTGAAACTGCTGAAACGGTCGATGGATCGTGGAACAATATCCAAGCTCCAGATCCATCACTCAATCAGGGAATCCCCGTCTCAGACATGAATCCACTTTCAGATTGTGAATCATTCGGTGAACATGATTTCGGGCTCATGATCGATGATATGTATTCGCCACTTGATCAGCTCTTCAGTCAATATTGGATCTGAAATGTTGTGAATTCTGCGTATCAAAGTGGATATAGGATGGGGAAAATTGTCTGTTTGTATGATATTGTTGTTGAAAAAACTTAAGCTAAAGTTGTGTTATTGGTTGTGTACCAGGATTTTTATATGGTTGATTACTGGCTGATGTATCATCACTATCATGTATTCATGTATGTGGCTTGCCCTTGGTCTCTTCTTTGTCCATATTTAGTTTGAAGTACCCAAAGTGCATAGAAAAAATGCTTTAGAGGGTGCATGTACACTGTGTGTTTAAGGAGAGACACAATTAATTTTGTCTTGAAATAtgatatttgataaacaaatatttttcttatatataaatatggaaAAAATTGCATTTTTGATCATTTGTTCTCACTTATTTTTTGGTCATATATATACGTACCTATATATACATGAATTCCAAGGAGTTTGGTTTAATTGGCTAAGAATAAAGTACATAAAGATTTCAGGCttagataaataatatttaaatatttgctTTGTGGGACCCAAGCTAtggaaatagaaaaaaaaaaaaaaaaaaaaaaaacaatgtgGTGATTAGTAATCGAACCTGTGCCACAAAGATCATAAAATCAGCTCTATCAATAAACCGGATATCATTTTCACGGGCGAGACATGAAAATATTACGTGAGTTCCACATGATTTTATGTGGGTCTTCCCTTAATCCAAGGTTTTAATTTCATCAAGTGTACCACATCTGGTAGAGCATAGTCTCACCCCATTTTCACATATTCAAGGGAAATTTTATAATTCAACTCTATCAATAAACCGCACATTATTTTCAACAATTTAaggaaattttaatatatattttaagtttcaaaaattttaaatagtaGAGTAAAAATATAGTATCTTTCCcgtgaaaaatatatatatatatatatagtagtcCTTGTTGGCCCTATGTTAGATACGCATAAGATATATCTCATaattttttcatataaaaattaGTCTTTTGATGAAAAAATCTTTGATCCGTCCCTAGATGAACGAGACCTCAATGATTCAACGATGTCGTGATTACAAAAGATCCGGCAAAGTCCTTAAATTATAGAACTAAACACTCGAAACTACATAACGTAAAATACTGCCAACATATATTAATTACTTTTATGGGACACAACATCTACTAAAAACTAAAGACGTGAgcaaaattattataaattaattataatattttggaTGTTTCGATGCGACGTACGAGATATCTCATATCTTCTTCGAAAGTATGATTGGGAATGAAGTGATTGGCAACTGTCCCAACATTTATATAATTACTTTAAAAGTCAAAAATTAAATTCTTTCTTTGTTAGGTATCGAAATTGAAAAATTGATGGAATCCAACAAAGATATGGATTCAGTCGGTTTCGTTAGTTTCATAtacacataatatatatatctactgtatgtgtgtgtatatatatatatgtatatgtatcaTGTATGAATTAAATGATCGAATGGTTCAAAAACCAATAAATATACCAgcaaaaaaacaataaatatatGATAACTAATTTCTCAATTCTTAATTTGAAATCAATCCAATATTAATTGAGCCTTGTTAAAATTAGATTAAATTAAAGTCATTAATGGATTAAACgtttacaaaaataattttttttgacctACAAATTTTAAGTCAAACAAGTAAAAGGAATCGATGGAATCAATTTGGTCACGACATATTCAACGGCGGGACAGCCTTTAGACAAATTTATTAATATAGCTAAACAATCacgtatttaaatttatatttataatattttgattacTACATACATTATTTTCTAATATTGCTTTAATGTATATAAAATTCACATGTATATATATGCGCGTAGATAAAATTTAGATATATAACTTTATCGTAatagtttttaaatatttattaactaTACGTAATAATTTATtgtgtaatatatatttttattaatgacatatatatatgatctcAACCATGATTCTATAAGGGTAAATTCGCATCAGTACCTAAACTCAAACACATATGCATGTTCAGTCCCTGTcagaaaaatatttgtttgaACTTCCTGGGCCCACATTTTTTTTTCGGATGAAAAtgagtacaaaacattgaaaataaggTACGAATATATGATATtccagtacaaaacattgaaaatctggTATAAAAACCAAGATTTTGAGTAAAAAATTaacatgaacatttttattaataagaaaaatatgtcattaatattaatatttttagtattcaaaaatcatatatttgtaccagatctaacacattttGTACTCAAATAACATATATTAGTGCTCTATTTCTGATATTTTGTATCCATTTTCATCAAAACATACAATTTGTCATTAATGTcaatatttatctatatatttgagtactcaaaaatcatacatttataccagattttcaatgttttgtactggaatatcatgtattcgtaccttatttttaatgttttgtactGATTTTCATTCGAGAAAAAAATGTGGGCCCAGAAAGTTTAAACAAACATTTTTCTGACGGGGGACTGAATATGTATATTTGTTTGGGTTTAGATACTGAATGATACTTTACCGATTCTATAATCCCTTTGAACGTCAAGCAGCCGACAAGTACCGAAACATCGGGGCACTTTCATCTGTAATTGCCTAATTTCTATAAACTATATTTGACTTTCGTGTTAGAAATATTGCATTGCCAAATAAATTGCTTCACGTTATCGGGAAGAGGCACGTCCATGCCAATATTAGAGGAaacatgataatttttttaatttcaaaataattaattttattttttttctaagaGTAATGAActatctaaattttttaaatataaataaatatatgattgaattttaaaatgtaGATAAATATATGAccgaagttttttttaaaaaaaaaaaaagaagaggaTTTGATGGTGTTTCAGTGAAAGAAATTAATACTTCAACAAATTAATTGGAAATTAGTTAGAAAAAGACGtagaattttaattaattagtaaGATCGATATTGATAGAGTCAGGGACGGAACTAGACGACAATTTTGTGAGGAGGgatgaattttttttcagaaTAAATTATCACtgaagaaatttaaaattactGTAATTAAAATATACTCAATGAACTTTAGCGTCAAAATTCCAATACTTTATCATAACAATTTCCAAATTAACCGAAATCATTAACaaaacattttttgaaattCCATTTTCAGTTTTTGCACATCACCCCGTTCATATTTGAAATACGAGCTAATTGAAGTCACAACAacaatcaaataaacaaaacaagaaaaccattaaaaaataataaaatatatataactaatTGAGTAGAATGAAACATACtaataatatacatatatataggatAATTGTAACTAATTGAGTGTAAATGAAACGCTATAGCATTATCAGTATACCCAATGTTGATAATAATACATTAACGACTTtaagaattaaaatcaaaataacaatattgCGTTGAATTGTCAATTAGGAGAAACAAAAAGGAAAATAAGATTTAAGATTcgaaattttaaatctttttgaGTTCTAATTTATACTTTGAAATTTGAAACGTTCAAAATATTTGTTGTTCTTATTTCACtaattaatttgtttatatgaaaaatttgtgaaattaaaaaaaaaaaaaaaaaattcagggaGGGCGGGTGGCTACCACCCACATGCCCCACCCCTGAATCCTGATacataaatcatatatattttttatcttCATATGTGACTTCTAGCTAGGGGTAGaggtatatatttatttttattaatatgcaagtatgtaaacataaatcatattttattttaaaaatatattgtatgttatgaaaaatattacctCTACCCATAGTTGTCCCTATTTTtaatcaacaaattttttttttttttatattaaaatttaacccCAAACACAATTCCTGGGTCCACACCTGAccaaatcctttttttttttttttttttttactatttattattttaatcttcATTTA comes from Henckelia pumila isolate YLH828 chromosome 4, ASM3356847v2, whole genome shotgun sequence and encodes:
- the LOC140866395 gene encoding calmodulin-binding protein 60 A-like produces the protein MEVDRVYKTVEDKCRFEGINETGILTETKRMLMDSNPTPEPKSMELRFSTKIFQPTLACHELKGEGNTCIEVVLIDSSTGQKIDVGPVAFARVELVLLAQGTDDCTGEGFKEKIVTVEGKKLPLLTVNLCNLQGGSCVLEGVKFRHHATKVKPTVFRLGARIVGTFDEIIVKEAKTESFPVKCYRKKYSMKKEIPNLRDKISVLKNIQRHGKIEERLQAQGIDTVEKFLIHHLINPGELKNIALSNGKKWEDTINHARKCQSHKMYWYLNSQENSGVVFDIFGELQWMYSQGEYAATNMLSEDNKVDAEKLLSSALEHWEDVTSFDDPDSLQQQMSNPLIPGQYPGMNPDAETAETVDGSWNNIQAPDPSLNQGIPVSDMNPLSDCESFGEHDFGLMIDDMYSPLDQLFSQYWI